From the genome of Drosophila melanogaster chromosome 2L, one region includes:
- the Acyp gene encoding acylphosphatase, isoform A — MATHNVHSCEFEVFGRVQGVNFRRHALRKAKTLGLRGWCMNSSRGTVKGYIEGRPAEMDVMKEWLRTTGSPLSSIEKVEFSSQRERDRYGYANFHIKPDPHENRPVHEGLGSSSSHHDSN; from the coding sequence ATGGCGACCCATAATGTCCATTCCTGCGAATTCGAGGTATTTGGCCGCGTGCAGGGCGTCAACTTCCGGCGACACGCCCTGCGAAAGGCCAAGACACTGGGTCTTCGCGGCTGGTGCATGAACTCCAGCAGGGGCACCGTGAAGGGTTACATCGAAGGTCGTCCGGCCGAGATGGATGTGATGAAGGAGTGGCTCAGGACGACGGGCAGTCCGCTGTCCAGCATCGAGAAGGTGGAGTTCagttctcagcgtgagcgcGATCGCTATGGCTATGCCAACTTTCATATCAAGCCCGATCCGCACGAGAATCGCCCAGTTCATGAAGGATTGGGCAGTAGTTCCAGCCACCATGATAGCAATTAG
- the Ance-2 gene encoding Ance-2, with the protein MWIFAVLLLVGLTQAGSQPDATLERFLNETNQQLAVIYDQAVLAQLLNELRGPNDLVALLEIEVTDDKLVKYVRTLTTRKAKFKRLGLGDSRQRRLLDKIPQLGYEALSGRDLKLVYALASSMSDNYHNVKLCAYKQPGNCTLRLIPEVQSIVQGSRDLDEIEYYWFEWRSRTGLATRSQFVDFMDLYKKTAQLNGYPRAEDYWFRSLELKGQETMNLLDRIMHGLRPLFLQFHAHVRGSLRKMHGEHLVPRNRPYPQHLAEVFIGNAFRRVEAEWYVDLPSPEIGLANITQELHRRGLSTTQRVFWNVAEYFRALGFPQLENSLWTYAQKVSSDDDDRCWHKAWRYYALPRTNFTYCPLNDEERFFNMFEAQSDLQYYRAASIQPTLLQEEPFPNFSDAIGKCFSMAASSPRFLRKLGMLRDNKWKELPARLNRLYIQGLRVVFLLPVFYVLDRYRVEVLAGHIKADDNEAYWRLTELYTGAAAPTKRTNEQFDVPAKLLMEVDDQYASNFLSIVLQFQLLKHFCTITGQFEMGNPRKPLDMCDLSDQRGIGEILKRAMSLGSSVHYREVLKVLLGEPEISIDGLLTYFQPLQDWLQHQNQENNLEVGWT; encoded by the exons ATGTGGATATTTGCGGTTTTG CTCCTGGTGGGATTAACCCAGGCTGGATCTCAGCCTGATGCCACATTGGAAAGATTTCTGAATGAAACCAATCAGCAACTGGCTGTTATTTACGATCAGGCTGTATTGGCACAGTTGTTGAATGAACTGCGCGGCCCGAATGATTTGGTGGCTCTCCTGGAGATCGAGGTCACCGATGATAAGCTTGTGAAGTATGTGAGGACCCTAACGACTCGCAAGGCCAAGTTCAAgcgtttgggattgggtgACTCCCGGCAGCGGAGACTACTCGACAAAATACCCCAATTGGGCTATGAGGCTCTCAGTGGCAGAGATTTGAAGCTGGTCTACGCATTGGCCTCCAGCATGAGCGATAATTACCACAATGTCAAGCTGTGTGCCTACAAACAGCCGGGGAACTGCACTCTAAGACTCATACCCGAGGTTCAGTCCATAGTTCAAGGAAGCCGAGATCTAGACGAGATCGAATATTACTGGTTCGAGTGGCGTAGTCGCACGGGCTTGGCCACCAGATCTCAGTTTGTTGACTTTATGGATCTGTACAAGAAGACCGCCCAGCTGAATGGATATCCTCGTGCCGAGGACTATTGGTTTCGATCCCTGGAACTGAAAGGCCAGGAGACCATGAATCTACTAGACAGGATAATGCATGGCTTGAGACCGCTGTTTCTTCAGTTTCATGCCCATGTCAGGGGATCACTGAGGAAGATGCATGGGGAGCATTTGGTGCCCAGAAACAGACCTTATCCCCAGCATTTGGCAGAGGTCTTTATTGGAAATGCTTTCCGGCGGGTTGAGGCGGAATGGTATGTGGATTTGCCGTCGCCGGAGATCGGATTGGCCAATATTACCCAGGAGCTGCACCGTCGTGGATTGAGTACCACTCAAAGAGTTTTCTGGAATGTGGCCGAGTACTTCAGAGCTCTGGGTTTTCCGCAATTGGAGAA CTCACTTTGGACATATGCCCAGAAAGTGTCctccgatgatgatgatcgcTGCTGGCACAAAGCCTGGCGATACTATGCTCTACCAAGGACGAACTTCACCTACTGTCCACTGAACGATGAGGAGCGTTTCTTCAATATGTTTGAGGCCCAGTCGGATTTGCAATACTATCGAGCTGCATCGATTCAACCAACTTTGCTCCAAGAGGAGCCCTTTCCCAATTTCAGTGATGCCATCGGGAAATGTTTCTCCATGGCAGCCAGTTCACCGCGATTCCTTAGAAAACTGGGAATGCTAAGGGATAACAAGTGGAAGGAACTGCCTGCACGTTTGAATCGCTTGTATATTCAGGGCTTGAGGGTTGTGTTCCTGCTACCCGTCTTCTATGTACTAGATCGCTACAGAGTCGAGGTCCTGGCAGGACACATTAAGGCGGATGATAATGAGGCCTATTGGAGGTTAACAGAACTTTATACCGGAGCGGCTGCTCCAACGAAAAGAACCAATGAACAGTTCGATGTGCCGGCTAAGCTTCTCATGGAGGTAGATGACCAGTATGCCag CAACTTCCTGAGCATTGTTCTGCAGTTCCAATTGTTGAAACACTTTTGCACCATAACTGGTCAGTTTGAAATGGGCAATCCCAGGAAACCCTTGGACATGTGTGATTTATCCGATCAGCGAGGCATTGGAGAGATTCTGAAACGCGCCATGTCCCTGGGATCTTCGGTTCACTATAGGGAGGTGCTAAAGGTTCTTCTTGGTGAGCCGGAGATCAGCATAGATGGACTGCTCACCTACTTTCAACCTCTGCAAGACTGGTTGCAGCACCAGAATCAAGAAAACAACCTGGAAGTGGGCTGGACATAA
- the Ance gene encoding angiotensin converting enzyme, isoform C produces the protein MRLFLLALLATLAVTQALVKEEIQAKEYLENLNKELAKRTNVETEAAWAYGSNITDENEKKKNEISAELAKFMKEVASDTTKFQWRSYQSEDLKRQFKALTKLGYAALPEDDYAELLDTLSAMESNFAKVKVCDYKDSTKCDLALDPEIEEVISKSRDHEELAYYWREFYDKAGTAVRSQFERYVELNTKAAKLNNFTSGAEAWLDEYEDDTFEQQLEDIFADIRPLYQQIHGYVRFRLRKHYGDAVVSETGPIPMHLLGNMWAQQWSEIADIVSPFPEKPLVDVSAEMEKQGYTPLKMFQMGDDFFTSMNLTKLPQDFWDKSIIEKPTDGRDLVCHASAWDFYLTDDVRIKQCTRVTQDQLFTVHHELGHIQYFLQYQHQPFVYRTGANPGFHEAVGDVLSLSVSTPKHLEKIGLLKDYVRDDEARINQLFLTALDKIVFLPFAFTMDKYRWSLFRGEVDKANWNCAFWKLRDEYSGIEPPVVRSEKDFDAPAKYHISADVEYLRYLVSFIIQFQFYKSACIKAGQYDPDNVELPLDNCDIYGSAAAGAAFHNMLSMGASKPWPDALEAFNGERIMSGKAIAEYFEPLRVWLEAENIKNNVHIGWTTSNKCVSS, from the exons ATGAGACTGTTTCTGCTAGCCCTGCTGGCTACTTTGGCGGTAACCCAAGCGCTGGTCAAGGAGGAGATACAGGCCAAGGAGTATCTGGAGAATCTGAACAAGGAGCTGGCCAAGCGAACCAACGTGGAAACCGAAGCTGCCTGGGCCTATGGCTCCAACATCACCGACGAgaacgaaaagaaaaagaatgaGATATCCGCCGAGTTGGCCAAGTTCATGAAGGAGGTGGCCAGTGATACCACCAAGTTCCAATGGCGCTCGTACCAATCGGAGGATCTCAAGCGCCAGTTCAAGGCTCTAACCAAACTGGGCTATGCTGCTCTACCTGAAGACGACTATGCCGAACTGCTGGACACACTCTCCGCCATGGAGTCGAATTTCGCCAAGGTCAAGGTGTGCGACTACAAGGATAGCACCAAGTGCGACCTAGCCCTCGACCCGGAGATCGAGGAGGTCATCAGCAAGAGCCGTGACCACGAGGAGCTCGCCTACTACTGGCGCGAGTTCTACGACAAGGCCGGAACCGCCGTGCGATCTCAATTCGAACGCTACGTGGAGCTCAACACCAAGGCAGCCAAACTGAATA ACTTTACTTCTGGTGCCGAGGCCTGGTTGGATGAGTACGAGGACGACACCTTCgagcagcagctggaggacATCTTCGCGGATATTCGTCCGCTTTACCAGCAGATCCATGGCTATGTGCGTTTCCGCCTGAGGAAACACTATGGTGACGCGGTGGTCTCCGAGACAGGACCCATTCCCATGCACCTATTGGGCAACATGTGGGCACAGCAGTGGTCAGAGATTGCGGACATCGTATCCCCCTTTCCGGAGAAGCCTCTGGTGGATGTGAGCGCTGAGATGGAAAAGCAGGGCTACACGCCACTCAAAATGTTCCAAATGGGCGACGACTTCTTCACGTCTATGAATCTTACCAAGCTGCCACA GGACTTCTGGGACAAGTCGATCATTGAGAAGCCCACCGATGGTCGTGATCTGGTTTGCCATGCCAGCGCCTGGGACTTTTATCTCACCGACGATGTGCGCATCAAGCAGTGCACCCGGGTTACACAGGATCAGCTCTTCACCGTTCATCACGAACTGGGACACATTCAGTATTTCCTGCAGTATCAACACCAACCCTTCGTCTATCGCACTGGTGCCAATCCCGGTTTCCACGAAGCTGTCGGTGATGTGCTCTCCCTGTCCGTATCGACACCCAAACATCTCGAGAAGATTGGCCTGTTGAAGGATTATGTGCGCGATGACGAGGCTCGCATCAACCAGCTCTTCCTCACCGCCCTGGATAAGATCGTTTTCCTGCCCTTCGCCTTCACCATGGACAAGTATCGCTGGTCGCTGTTCCGCGGTGAAGTCGACAAGGCCAACTGGAACTGTGCCTTCTGGAAGTTGAGGGACGAGTACTCCGGCATTGAGCCGCCAGTTGTGCGAAGCGAAAAGGACTTTGATGCCCCGGCCAAGTATCACATTTCCGCCGATGTCGAGTATCTGAG ATACTTGGTCTCCTTCATCATTCAGTTCCAGTTCTACAAGTCCGCCTGCATCAAGGCTGGCCAATATGATCCCGACAATGTGGAGTTGCCTCTGGATAATTGCGATATCTACGGAAGTGCTGCAGCTGGTGCTGCTTTCCA CAACATGCTGTCCATGGGCGCCTCGAAGCCATGGCCCGATGCACTGGAGGCCTTCAACGGCGAGCGCATCATGTCCGGAAAGGCCATCGCCGAATACTTTGAGCCACTGCGCGTTTGGCTGGAGGCGGAGAACATTAAGAACAATGTCCACATTGGCTGGACTACTTCAAATA AATGCGTCTCATCATAA
- the Smg5 gene encoding Smg5 nonsense mediated mRNA decay factor, isoform C, with amino-acid sequence MEVTFSSGGSSNASSECAIDGGTNRCRGLEPNNGTCILSQEVKDLYRSLYTASKQLDDAKRNVQSVGQLFQHEIEEKRSLLVQLCKQIIFKDYQSVGKKVREVMWRRGYYEFIAFVKKNWHKQCQDAATAQENMQKLERFLCAGIFNYKRLSARMEEIYDLDLKYLIDFSIISDGYISDMIGDTMESSHSGTHAVDKSLEAVSFALDTIHSSLLSLGDLHRYFLDFRIDSKLSISKEQVAKYYLEAFKLNPAIGMAQNQLGTLHYGQNHDLDSTYHYLYSLVCIIPFELSENNLNKLFAKHTEYLERMDPEKLDFNIEDFFARFYLIVDIFFFDKEVPDFNALCHCVLIDLRKILCSQQLRVPEPSIFKIVSILFFCLSKLKMINSPKVYSLHAFLVAACSDLMDACIVSIEQTILARAQDNERFQAEYEERFQEFDTVVRKSRNEYKNWLAAVGECERKDKKLMPRPHSLKDCSSDSRDSQHSGEEAKTQEAADGDKIGEAVSTRSSDEAKESDLKTPLSCKSKRRGMRLRRRRRKIAQSDDSSCYDSESELDTDFYSDEEDYTDLSSNFDTDFSDIDAADPGEPCGEERYAAANYSKKERKAGGGGGGGVGGVVYSDNEDVVIEEEKIVYPNEVERRSNSQEADSEELLRSFEVLQLNFKSAEDAQSKPVAPPPVSFSEPPKKLVYRNKYTKINPNIVIDCLHNEPTIRALKMLFDWLRINPEILIGCYHSNPEFVHKIMKLLNYCNIDIFTRKVYFERDLLTTANVRDSLVELFDVRANVPLTEDFAFKNFDIFQSTQITLDWETIIRERVTPQEESILRIFKMVDFGFFICKQKKFNYRFCVKTRRFTETQKKKQREEKKGGGSRRRERRTAPKTNRTKRNEGRTRRYSDRKNGIVRKSYTSNEEKDTVEECRKMPRKGYLRNRNAEKAAAVITSATGTSVAGGTSASTTTNSVIEKLNLQSSSGADEERSEAKSKKCELMGKLWLQNEVETLEEELRDSPAHVVMSPFVVVDSKALTEYNGIVKSLVRTKKCIVLIPNAVLNELDDLKKRSENVRHVIRWLEQEFKQGNRHLRAQRDNESQPLSLLKISRKMDRDASVFLQIAQFCNHLVANHADPHVSELQKSVVTYLSGDNLHEKNRQQQNFSYTGILDSIPVRYAQIQSFYAKFKANKK; translated from the exons ATGGAGGTGACATTCAGCTCGGGCGGATCATCGAACGCCTCCAGCGAGTGCGCCATAGACGGCGGCACGAATCGCTGTCGCGGCTTGGAGCCCAACAATGGAACCTGCATCCTCAGCCAGGAGGTAAAGGATCTTTACAG ATCCCTCTACACCGCCTCCAAGCAACTGGACGATGCCAAGAGGAATGTGCAGTCGGTGGGACAGCTGTTCCAGCACGAAATCGAAGAGAAACGCTCGCTCCTAGTGCAGCTGTGCAAGCAGATCATCTTCAAGGACTACCAGTCGGTGGGCAAGAAGGTGCGCGAGGTGATGTGGCGACGTGGATACTACGAGTTCATTGCCTTCGTGAAGAAGAACTGGCACAAGCAGTGCCAGGATGCGGCCACGGCCCAAGAGAACATGCAAAAGCTGGAGCGATTCCTCTGCGCTGGCATCTTCAACTACAAACGATTGTCGGCACGCATGGAAGAGATCTATGATCTGGATCTAAAGTATTTGATTGATTTCTCCATAATCAGTGATGGCTACATAAGCGACATGATCGGAGACACCATGGAGTCATCGCACTCGGGCACCCACGCGGTGGACAAGAGTCTGGAGGCCGTGTCCTTTGCACTCGACACCATACACTCATCGCTGCTCAGTCTGGGCGATCTTCATCGCTACTTTCTAGACTTTCGCATCGACAGCAAACTAAGCATAAGCAAGGAGCAGGTGGCCAAGTATTATCTGGAGGCCTTCAAGCTTAATCCGGCCATTGGCATGGCCCAGAACCAGTTGGGTACACTGCACTACGGACAGAATCATGACCTGGACTCCACTTACCACTACTTGTACTCCCTTGTGTGCATCATACCATTCGAACTAAGCGAAAATAATCTTAACAAGCTGTTCGCCAAGCACACCGAATACCTAGAGCGTATGGATCCAGAAAAACTAGACTTCAACATCGAGGACTTCTTTGCCCGTTTCTATCTGATTGTGGACATATTTTTCTTCGACAAGGAAGTGCCGGACTTTAACGCTCTGTGCCACTGTGTGCTGATTGATCTACGCAAGATCCTGTGCTCCCAGCAGCTGCGCGTTCCGGAGCCAAGCATCTTCAAGATTGTCTCCATTCTGTTCTTCTGTCTGTCCAAGCTTAAGATGATCAACTCACCAAAGGTTTACTCGCTGCACGCCTTTCTGGTTGCTGCCTGTTCCGATCTGATGGACGCCTGCATCGTCAGCATCGAGCAGACAATCCTGGCTCGCGCCCAAGACAACGAGCGCTTCCAGGCGGAGTACGAGGAACGCTTTCAGGAGTTCGATACTGTGGTGCGCAAGTCCCGGAATGAGTACAAGAACTGGCTAGCTGCAGTAGGCGAATGTGAGCGCAAGGACAAGAAGTTGATGCCACGCCCGCACTCTCTAAAGGATTGCAGTTCGGATTCGCGGGACAGCCAGCACTCTGGCGAGGAGGCAAAGACCCAGGAGGCTGCTGACGGCGACAAGATCGGTGAGGCCGTTTCCACGCGCTCCAGTGACGAGGCCAAGGAGTCCGACCTTAAGACCCCGCTCTCCTGCAAGAGCAAGCGACGGGGAATGCGTCTACGCCGCCGACGCCGCAAGATCGCCCAGTCGGACGACAGCTCCTGCTATGACAGCGAAAGCGAACTGGACACAGACTTTTACAGCGACGAGGAGGATTACACAGATCTAAGTTCTAACTTTGACACCGATTTCAGCGACATTGATGCAGCTGATCCTGGGGAGCCATGCGGCGAAGAGCGCTATGCAGCAG CTAATTACAGCAAAAAGGAGCGCAAAgctggcggcggcggcggaggaggagtcGGTGGCGTGGTGTACTCCGACAACGAAGACGTTGTTATTGAGGAGGAGAAAATCGTGTATCCCAACGAAGTAGAGCGCAGATCCAACTCACAGGAGGCGGACTCTGAGGAGTTGCTGCGCAGCTTTGAGGTACTGCAGCTGAACTTTAAGAGCGCAGAGGATGCTCAAAGCAAGCCGGTGGCACCTCCGCCCGTCAGCTTTTCAGAGCCACCAAAGAAGCTGGTTTATCGCAACAAGTACACCAAGATCAATCCCAACATAGTCATTGACTGTCTGCACAATGAACCGACCATTAGAGCCCTGAAAATGCTTTTTGACTGGCTGCGAATCAACCCAGAGATTCTCATCGGCTGCTACCACTCGAATCCGGAGTTTGTGCACAAGATCATGAAGCTTCTCAACTACTGCAACATCGACATCTTCACCAGGAAGGTTTACTTCGAGCGCGACCTTCTGACCACTGCCAACGTGCGTGATTCTCTGGTCGAGTTATTCGATGTGCGCGCCAACGTTCCGCTCACCGAGGACTTTGCTTTCAAGAACTTTGACATCTTCCAGAGCACCCAGATTACACTGGACTGGGAGACCATTATCCGGGAGCGTGTCACTCCCCAGGAAGAGTCCATTCTCCGTATTTTCAAAATGGTCGACTTTGGCTTTTTCATTTGCAAGCAGAAGAAGTTTAACTACAGATTCTGCGTCAAGACGCGTCGTTTCACCGAGACCCAAAAGAAGAAACAGCGCGAGGAGAAGAAGGGAGGCGGATCACGTCGCCGCGAGCGTCGTACCGCTCCGAAGACCAACCGAACAAAGCGGAACGAAGGACGCACACGTCGCTACTCCGATCGCAAGAACGGCATCGTCCGCAAGAGCTACACCAGTAACGAGGAAAAGGACACCGTGGAGGAGTGCCGCAAGATGCCACGCAAGGGTTACCTAAGGAATCGCAATGCCGAGAAGGCGGCTGCTGTTATAACCAGTGCCACGGGAACCTCTGTCGCCGGCGGAACCTCCGCCTCCACAACCACAAACAGTGTCATCGAGAAACTGAATTTGCAGTCCAGCTCGGGGGCCGACGAAGAGCGCTCGGAGGCCAAGTCGAAGAAGTGTGAGCTCATGGGCAAGCTGTGGCTGCAAAACGAGGTGGAGACTTTGGAGGAGGAGCTGCGGGACAGTCCCGCTCATGTGGTGATGTCCCCATTTGTGGTGGTCGATTCGAAGGCATTGACCGAATACAATGGCATAGTCAAGTCGCTGGTGAGGACCAAGAAGTGCATTGTCCTCATTCCAAATGCAG TGCTCAATGAGTTGGATGACTTGAAGAAACGCAGCGAGAATGTGCGCCATGTCATCCGTTGGCTGGAGCAGGAGTTTAAACAGGGCAATAGGCACTTGCGTGCCCAGCGCGATAACGAAAGTCAGCCGCTATCCCTGCTGAAGATATCACGCAAGATGG ATCGTGACGCCTCAGTTTTCCTTCAAATTGCCCAGTTCTGCAATCACTTGGTGGCCAACCATGCCGATCCGCACGTCAGCGAACTGCAGAAGAGCGTCGTCACGTACTTGTCCGGCGATAATTTGCACGAGAAGAACCGCCAGCAACAGAACTTCAGCTACACCGGCATCCTTGACTCGATACCCGTACGCTATGCCCAAATCCAGAGCTTCTACGCAAAATTtaaggccaacaaaaaatga
- the Vajk1 gene encoding Vajk1, isoform A, with protein sequence MKSMRTATSLALVLLLATSYVRAEDEKAAAPAEEKKAEPEAKAAEAAASEDTTKSKRGLHHYEDYHHHHVPHFPVHEEKTLTVIKKVPVPVPIEKIVHVPVEKHIHVPVKVKVPKPYPVIKHIPYEVKEIVKVPYEVPAPYPVEKQVHVPVHVHYDRPVPVKVHVPAPYPVEKKVHVPVKVHVPAPYPVEKIVHYNVEKHVHVDKPYPVEKVVHYPVKVPVDKPVPHYIDKPVPHYVDKPVPVPVIKKVPVPVHVPYDRPVPVHVEKPVPYEVKVHVPAPYPVIKEVPVKVEKHVPYPVKIPVEKPVHVHIEKHVPEYHEKHVTYKEPEFHHKHIEEDHHHAPIHHHSHPIVEHEHEVEHEFASHDYHSYYGY encoded by the exons ATGAAGTCGATG CGCACAGCGACATCGCTGGCTTTGGTCCTGCTCCTGGCCACCAGCTACGTCCGAGCTGAGGACGAGAAGGCCGCCGCTCCCGCCGAGGAGAAGAAGGCTGAGCCGGAGGCCAAGGCTGCCGAGGCAGCGGCTAGCGAGGATACGACCAAGTCGAAGAGAGGACTGCACCACTACGAGGACTATCACCATCATCACGTGCCTCACTTCCCGGTGCACGAGGAGAAGACACTGACCGTCATTAAGAAGGTGCCAGTGCCCGTGCCCATCGAGAAGATCGTACATGTGCCCGTCGAGAAGCACATCCATGTGCCCGTTAAGGTCAAGGTGCCAAAGCCCTATCCGGTGATCAAACACATTCCCTACGAGGTGAAGGAGATCGTGAAGGTTCCCTACGAGGTGCCAGCTCCCTATCCCGTCGAGAAGCAGGTCCATGTGCCCGTCCATGTGCACTACGACCGACCAGTGCCCGTTAAG GTTCATGTGCCCGCTCCCTACCCAGTCGAAAAGAAGGTCCATGTGCCAGTGAAGGTTCATGTTCCGGCTCCCTATCCAGTCGAAAAGATTGTCCACTACAATGTTGAGAAACACGTGCACGTCGACAAGCCATATCCCGTGGAGAAGGTTGTCCACTACCCGGTGAAGGTGCCCGTCGACAAGCCAGTGCCCCACTACATCGACAAACCAGTGCCCCACTATGTGGACAAACCAGTGCCAGTGCCCGTGATCAAGAAGGTGCCAGTGCCCGTCCATGTGCCCTATGATCGTCCCGTGCCCGTTCATGTCGAGAAGCCAGTGCCCTATGAGGTCAAGGTCCATGTGCCCGCCCCCTACCCGGTGATCAAGGAAGTGCCAGTGAAGGTGGAGAAACACGTTCCGTACCCGGTCAAGATCCCCGTGGAGAAGCCCGTCCATGTTCACATCGAGAAGCACGTGCCGGAATACCATGAGAAGCATGTCACCTACAAGGAGCCGGAGTTCCACCACAAGCACATCGAGGAGGATCATCACCACGCGCCCATCCATCACCATTCGCACCCCATTGTGGAACATGAGCACGAGGTGGAGCATGAATTTGCCTCTCATGATTATCATTCATATTACGGTTACTAA
- the Vajk1 gene encoding Vajk1, isoform B, with translation MKSMRTATSLALVLLLATSYVRAEDEKAAAPAEEKKAEPEAKAAEAAASEDTTKSKRGLHHYEDYHHHHVPHFPVHEEKTLTVIKKVPVPVPIEKIVHVPVEKHIHVPVKVKVPKPYPVIKHIPYEVKEIVKVPYEVPAPYPVEKQVHVPVHVHYDRPVPVKVHVPAPYPVEKKVHVPVKVHVPAPYPVEKIVHYNVEKHVHVDKPYPVEKVVHYPVKVPVDKPVPHYIDKPVPHYVDKPVPVPVIKKVPVPVHVPYDRPVPVHVEKPVPYEVKVHVPAPYPVIKEVPVKVEKHVPYPVKIPVEKPVHVHIEKHVPEYHEKHVTYKEPEFHHKHIEEDHHHAPIHHHSHPIVEHEHEH, from the exons ATGAAGTCGATG CGCACAGCGACATCGCTGGCTTTGGTCCTGCTCCTGGCCACCAGCTACGTCCGAGCTGAGGACGAGAAGGCCGCCGCTCCCGCCGAGGAGAAGAAGGCTGAGCCGGAGGCCAAGGCTGCCGAGGCAGCGGCTAGCGAGGATACGACCAAGTCGAAGAGAGGACTGCACCACTACGAGGACTATCACCATCATCACGTGCCTCACTTCCCGGTGCACGAGGAGAAGACACTGACCGTCATTAAGAAGGTGCCAGTGCCCGTGCCCATCGAGAAGATCGTACATGTGCCCGTCGAGAAGCACATCCATGTGCCCGTTAAGGTCAAGGTGCCAAAGCCCTATCCGGTGATCAAACACATTCCCTACGAGGTGAAGGAGATCGTGAAGGTTCCCTACGAGGTGCCAGCTCCCTATCCCGTCGAGAAGCAGGTCCATGTGCCCGTCCATGTGCACTACGACCGACCAGTGCCCGTTAAG GTTCATGTGCCCGCTCCCTACCCAGTCGAAAAGAAGGTCCATGTGCCAGTGAAGGTTCATGTTCCGGCTCCCTATCCAGTCGAAAAGATTGTCCACTACAATGTTGAGAAACACGTGCACGTCGACAAGCCATATCCCGTGGAGAAGGTTGTCCACTACCCGGTGAAGGTGCCCGTCGACAAGCCAGTGCCCCACTACATCGACAAACCAGTGCCCCACTATGTGGACAAACCAGTGCCAGTGCCCGTGATCAAGAAGGTGCCAGTGCCCGTCCATGTGCCCTATGATCGTCCCGTGCCCGTTCATGTCGAGAAGCCAGTGCCCTATGAGGTCAAGGTCCATGTGCCCGCCCCCTACCCGGTGATCAAGGAAGTGCCAGTGAAGGTGGAGAAACACGTTCCGTACCCGGTCAAGATCCCCGTGGAGAAGCCCGTCCATGTTCACATCGAGAAGCACGTGCCGGAATACCATGAGAAGCATGTCACCTACAAGGAGCCGGAGTTCCACCACAAGCACATCGAGGAGGATCATCACCACGCGCCCATCCATCACCATTCGCACCCCATTGTGGAACATGAGCACGAG CATTGA